TTTTCTTGGCTCTTTAATCAGGTAATTCTAACGTCCAGTTAAGTTTTCGAGCTATGCATCTGAGTTAAATATATCACATTCAGTGCTAGAATGGGTGGATCAAGGGTTGATTGTAACAACCTCCTGCCATATACCAGCCACCCCTCTCGACgagaaaagaagaaaatgaaagaGGAAGCAGAACAAAATGAGCAAAGTACTTGCTTTGAGCTTGGGTTGCtatagtggtgagcaccctccacttctaaccaagaggttgtgagttcgagtcaccccaagagcaaggttgggagttcttggagggaaggagccgagggtctatcgaaaacaacctctctaccccagggtaggggtaatgtctgcgtacacactaccctccccgaccccactagtgggattatactgggttgttgttatacTTGCTTTGAGCTTTAAAATGTATCACTTTGTTAGATTACCATCTTTTTTATCATCATCAAAGAGTTTCATACATTATCTTGCAATTTAACAATGGATCTACAGGAACAATTCCAACTCATTGGTTACTTATTGGTTCAACTGGAACCAGGAGTTGGCACCTTTTCCTTATTTGTGCTATTATATTCTACTAAAATGCTTTCGTTTCCTCTTTCTAATACAATGTGAAAGAAAGACATTATCTAAAGTGTCTCAACCATGactggatacttgttctttggcaTCCTGACAAGTGTTGGCTGAACAGAATCATCTGTGTCTAAAGGCGTCCATCTGCAAGGTAGACAAATTTTCAAATTAGATACAGTTTCTTAATATCGTTGGAGAAAATTTCAAAACAACTGTTCCTTTTTTCTTACTTGTATCTGCAGACAAGATGATGAAGGAAAACAGAAATTTCCAGTTTGGCTAGGTTGATTCCAGGACACATGCGCGGTCCGCTTCCAAATCCAAGGAAGCTGAAAGGTTTTAGAGGCTCCTGTAGAAAATCCAACAAGCCGACTTTTGTTATAATATCTCAGGGGTTGAATAGGAGCCAGCTTATTATTTTGGAGAACTtacatcaaatctaaaaggattAAACTTCTCAGGATTAGGAAAAATCTTGGGGTCGCGGTGGATAGACAGTACATCCAAGTTAAGAGACCATCCCTTCTTGATTTTGAATCCTGAGCATGGTTAAAAGATTTATTCTAGCTCTGTATAGTAGAGCAGGAAATGTAACAAATTCCAGGTATGAGAAAGCTGACAGTTACCATCAATTTCAAAATCCATTGCTGCTTTTCTTGAAAACCAAGGCAGGATTGTTGCCATTCTAAGAGTTTCACTTATTACCTGAACATTGAAAGATCAAGCAAACAGTTAATCTTTGAATTTCAGGGATGAAAAGAAGCTGGATTCATGACTATTATGCAGCTCACTTTGGCGGTGTAAGGCATATTATTGACTTCAGACCAGGCAAGATCTGGCGTGCCTTGTTTTCTAGCTTGGATTTCTCTATGTTCCTCCTGCAAATAAGAGATTCAAGTTATAATCTAATTTCAGAAAGTTAAAGGCTGTTCCTTTTTCCCGTGTTAGGGTCAATAAGAATTACCCTTAATCGTTCCAATACAGCAGGATTTTCTTGAATAAATTTGAGTAGCCATGTCAATGCAGCAGTTGTAGTATCGTGTCCTGCAACTAGCAGTGTTAATATGTTATCCTTCAGTTGTTTATCGGAGAGTTTGCCATCATCATCATTTCCTTCTGATGCATGCTTCTTTACCAGGGATTGCAAGAAATCTTGTTTCAAGCTTTTCCCACTTCTCCGTTGGTCAATTATCGAGTCTAACATAGCATACATTCGATCACGAGCCTGTAGTTGACAAATAGCCATCCCTTTTAGTTTGTCCATTAATCCTATTCTGCATATACTGTTGAAAATTTGTTACCTGAATGCCACGATAAAAGGCAGTTCCCGGTACCTTGAAGGGTAAAGAAGAAAAAGAGGCAGAAATAATCTTGAAATTGGTTCGAAACTTGTCTTGTTCCTCACCAGTTGGATCTAAGCTCATTATCATGTTGCCTATCACCTTGAGCGTGAACTGCAAAACATAATCCAACAGGTTGAAACAATGCCTCTAAATCAAAAACCAAACTCAACAATCAAAAGACTCAACTGTGGAAGCCTCTTCAAGAACCAAGACTTCTTTTCCAGACCATTGATCCAATGTTTCAATAGCTAAGCTGTTGATAAACTGAAAATACTTCTTAAGTCCATCAACAGAAAGTGGTTCAGCAATTAGTTTTCGGAGTCTCTTGTGCGAATCTCCCGTCTGTTGAAGCAAGCTAGTAGGTCCAAGTACTTGCTGTCCTGTGTAGAAAAGGTTTAAGCTCACCATTCCATCTTTTCCTGTCAACAATATTTTACTTGCTTCTCTTCCTGTCATGAACACCGTGTACCTTCCCAATACATAACTCTTGAACACCTTCCCATACCTACAATCATTATTTCAATCACGCGCCAAACCATGATACAGTCAGTCAGTGGCAAAGCCAGAAATTTCTTCAAGGGTGTTCTGACTTGAAAGTAAGTAAACAAATTTCCCGACAAAGGGTGTtgaatatatgttatatacatcTAAAATCAATATTTTACAGTGTAATTTTTCATAACATAGAGCATTTTAAGAATTTTCTTTAACTTTCCCGAGCAAGATTTTAAATTCTTTCCCACAATGCAAGTGAATGAGTTCTTTCTAAATAAACATAGCATATTATTACGATTCCCTGGAGAAATATTTGACGTGCTATAGCTAGATAATACGAAAATGATCATATGTTGGCCTTAACACTTACTTACAGTTTCTGTCTCTTGTTAATGAAGCTGTATATACCAGCAGGGCTTGAGAATTCAGATATGAAAGACAAGCTCTCTCCAATAATAGGCCACCCTAAGGTACCTGGAATTGCTTCCATTTCTTTTGGAGAATCCCTTGTTTTCAGTAAGATAGCTAATATTACTAAAGCCAACACTAGCACAATCACTATTAACATGATTAGCTCCATTCTTGAATGTGTTAAAGCTGCAAAGAATGATTAATTTATATGTGATATTGTGATGATCTCAAGAACAGCTTTAGCATAAACTGATTCCTTGTTGGCATAAGACAACTTCACCCCATTGAATATATTAAGTTTCCATTGGTATTAGATGTTTTCTATGACAGGGGTCCAAATGGATTTACTATAAATTTCTAATTCATAAAATTATTTTACTACTAGTCACAATTTCTTCTAGACTTTGTTTAATGTCAAGAAAATAACAGAGTCAAATTATTCTACTAACAGAAAAAGGTAAGTTCAAGGAaatgaagagaaaagaaaaactttCATCTTCTTTTACAATTTGAAGAAAGTTGGGATAATAaatggaattaattatgaaagaTAAGATGCTTAACAGACTCAAAACCACTTTACTCAAGATTTCAGTTATATACTCTTAACAGCGAAAACATTTTTTACACTATTAATGTAGTTTAAATGTCATTTTTACCAGGTTACTGATTAATGTTTATTATTAAGATTTACTTGTCTAAATATTTCTAACACTATTAGTGCATATAACTTAAAATCCTTTACTTATAATCGATTAATTTGGATTGGATGCTCAAACTAAATAACAATAAACATTTCTGATGATAAAGGATAATTCAAGACCACCTTGATTTTGATTCAGATTTTACTCAACAAGATAAATGAAATagttttaaggcataaattcatTTAAATTGGTTGATACttcaattttgaaattttctgCAAGGAGAAACCATCTCACTGTGTTTCCTATTGGTATTATGTCAAGTTTTACTTAGTTGGTGTCAATATTCTTGTCTAATGAAAACTGCTTGACATATGGAAGTGATTAATTAATCTTTAAATTGGCTGATACTTAGATTTTTCTGTTAGGCTATATCTAAGGAAGACCACTAATCACTTGTTTCTGTTGATATTGTCCCAAGTTAACTTGGATGGTGTAAACATTCTTGTCTAATTACAGCTACTTGATTGATTAATTAATCTTTTGAAGCAATGCAACAATAAATTCTGGCGTTGAAATCATGGCTACCACCTGTGAGTATATGGCATCTTCTTCTGTGATAATGTCAAAATAGATTCATGTCACTGTTACATTGTAAATTCAACTTTTAAATTAATAGGAACTTTGATATCTTGATCAGTTGAAGGAATTTAACTTCTTCCTACTCTAGTTCTCttcttgtcttttttttttttgaaaaaataaatagaaTGCTAATCAGTTGGTAAATTCGCAACTAGGGAAGAATAATTTCAATGAATTTATACTATTTACTCTATAATTCGGATAATAGATCCATTTATTTACTTTGATAAGCTAAAGTTGTCAAACTTGGCACAACTCTTCTTTTATGGGATGGTTGAGTTGACTTAGGCGTGTGCACCAGCCCAACAATGCTTCCAACTTTGGATCATTGTTTCATTGACATACTCCATTTTTCTTCTCTCACAAACAAGACTAGACAGAAAAAGAAAGGGTTTCAATCTGTAAGATTCTATTGACAAAACAAATGATGATAAATAGGCCTAGAGTCTAAAGCTGACTTAATTAGTAAGCCATCAAAACTTGGCTTTGGGTTATTGCTTTTAAAATCTAAAGTCCACTCTCAAATCTGATCATGCAATAGAAAGCATTTAAGAATCTATCTCTCAACTAATACGAGGCCGTCCTGTTTGGAGTGGTTGAATGCATTAAATAATAAGGTTATGGATATGCCATGTAAGTAGTTGTACTTGTGGAAAATAAATAGAGCAAATTTATTTCCATAACCCAAGATCATGTTCATGCCTGTTTTCTAGCTCAATGGTCAggaatttgaggtcattcagaagAATTTAATCACCAGCAAGGTTTATTTAATTGAGATCAAACAACTGGAAACCTCACAAATAATAAGTTATGATAATCATAACATAAAAGATGTTGAACAATATCTAGCTGCTGTTTATGAAACAAGTTTCTCCTATAGCATTAAAGTAACTAGTATTGATAATGGTACAAATGATCTGAGTAGCATGCACTCACAGCCTGTACCACTATCCATTACATATCAATATATACAAAGCTCTATGCTAATTACTCATTTATGATGTTCCCTTTTGACATTTTCAACCCCTGTTATTGAAGTTCATGAAGCTAGGTTGGGTCTGCCCACCGATATTCTGGGTACTTGTGGTAGAATGAGGCATGTGCTGCTGCTGCTGTTGCGCATGGTGACTACCACATTGGACAAATGACTGTGGCTGGGGAGGGAAATGCGGACGTGGCCCCCTATTTCCATTGGCACCTAGAATTTGGCCAGCTGCTATCTTAAGCCGCTGCAGTTCTTCCCTCAAAGCCTCGTTCAGAGCTAGAAAATATTCACTCATATGTCACTAAAATAAATCAGTGAAAATCACATCAAGCTATTAAACAGGCATACCATCTCTAAGATGTGCTCCTTGTTCCAAAGCTTGCAACCGTAGTTTGAGCTCTTTGTTCTCATTAGTCAATCCACTATTGTCTCTCTGCATCATCATACAAAAATGGCATGAAAGTGGTCAAGGAACTGTTACTGTGTTTTTTGACAACAGTGTGTTAGCGATAGCATAATTTGCAATGAAAATATTCCATTCAGCAACACAGAAATACAGTTGATACATGTCTAAGGAAATGCACACAACTTGAAACTGCAATTTTGCACACACGGCATATATGTGTCATGGATAAATGGATTGCCTATTGTATGTTACCGCCCAAATGAAAACATGGAGAAGAAGTTCAAAAGCACCACTCAACCCGTCAACCAAAGTAATTttacaaaaaggaaaagaaaaatgggaaggagCAATCATGAAAAACAAGAACGGTACGCCTTCAGTACAACAAACTGGAGACTGTCACACAACTATTTATGCATGATGTTGTGGTAGTCAGATCCATACTCAACGACAAAGAGATGAGTAAAAAGAAGATGAATTTCCAACCAGAGCAATGGAATTAGATTCCAGCAGGATTTTATTGCGAGCAGCTAGCAGGATACCATACTCAGATATTCTAATGATGCTAGAAAACAAAATACTACTTAATAACTAAGAACCTGTTAATTTATGATGACTATTCTCAATAAACAACGTTCATTATTTAGCACCAAAGAGAAGTGCAACAGCTTAGAAGAGCCTAATTACCTGACCAGCTAGTGGTGGAAAAGAAAAGATTTGACTGAAAATTTTCCTTATATCCTAAGAAATACTATGTTTTCCACAATAATTTGAAGTCAGAACCAGTTTAGAGAAATGGCTTGCAAAATTACGCAAGGAACTCTAAGTGAAATCTACAAGCATAGAAGTAGGTAATTGAAAAGCAAAAGTTTGGAGCCTACATCTTAAAAAACCATGACCGATAAAGCTTCTTCCATATCATTAAATTTAATATATGCATGTAATAGATGCAATTGATCCATAGTAACTATCTTATGCAGTGATGACAAACATAGAAGATCCGTGTAAGGATTAAAAAAAGGAGAAAGGACACCTTGAAGAATATGATATATAGTATTTCCAGATTTTAACAGTGGGAAATTTTGAAGCAATGTACAATATCAGATGCATTTCTAGCTCCAGCAGTTCATTCCAGCTTATTAATTTTAAACTCAAACAACTAGTTGAGAAACATAAAGCTCAAAAGACAACTGAAACCCAGGTACAAATAATATATAACAAACCGTCAATCAGAAAAATACTTGAAATGAGTACTGCAAACCCTCCATCTATTTGATGAAATTACCTGAAGTTCTTTGCTAGAGCTCACTTGCCTTACTTGGTTTTCCAAAAAATCTCTAGTTTCGGTTCCAAAGGCTGAATCTAGAATTCTGCCATTTTAGCACCAAAGTtctcctttttttaaaaaaaaaaaaaaataagggaAAAGGGGTTCAAAAGGGATTTTAATTGATAGATAGGGCATGGAATTTCCAAAATTCTCCTTTTGCATTCTTAGTTCACAAGTTCAACTAGCAGAGACTCTGATCCTATCAATTAAATTTACAACCTATATTCATATTATTCCAATGGCAAATCCTCTCTATGGTGTTACTTCACAGACAAAAATTACttcagtatcatttatatttctttttcagtttcattgttatttgtttgCAAATATTATAGGCAAACTTGGAGGTCTTTACTAAATTGGTAACCCTACTCTTATTTTTAATAGCAGGATTTAGCTAGATTATTCCACCAACCCCACTTTTGACTTGTTATATTCTAAATtgtcaaaaaaaacaaaaaacaagttGGTCTCGCCGAAAGATACGTGACTGACCAATTAGTCAACCAGCATGTCCGCAGTTGATATTGCTCATCTTTAAagttccttttttcttttgtgtgtgtgttttttttttggggtgggggggacaaaaagaaaagcaaaatcAACAAGGACCTATTCCTTCCTCAGCACCTCTCTCTATCTCGCTAATGCTCACACACCTTCCCCCCCCTGATGCCACACCATTCTAACTGTCATAGCACCGCACTATCTCACCTTTCCCCAATATTCCCCTCCCAACCACTAGCTCCCTCCTTCCATCCTCCATTGCCAGCAACAGCACCCTCCGCATATGGCACTAGCACTCCCACTTCTCCAATGCCCCTCTCTTTCTTAGCTGTAGTACTCCCTTTCCCATGGCTACCCGACCCTGTTCCCAAACACTGGCACCATATCACTGTTCTCCGGTTCTCCGTTCCCATTATTAGCCCTAAGCATTCTACATCACGTACAAAAAAGGACAGGAATATGAACATAAATAATGGGAAGAAACGGAAAATATCCCGATTACTGACAAGCCAAAGGTCGCTTCACTGACTTGGTAATAACCATCCAGGTTGCATTGAGCTTTTTATTATACGCCAACATTTCTTTCCCAGTTACTTTATTATTGATTGCACAGTTCTTTCAAAACTTTTTGGAGTTCTTTACCATGATCATATTGCATATGCTCTTTGTTCAACGTATGTAAACATGAGAAGCTATTGAAATTTTCAGGTCACTTTATACAGCAAAATTTGATAACCATGAAGAGTATTGCATAAATTCTTTGTCTATTTCATACCTGCAGGACCGTGATTTGGGCAGATAGAGTAGTAGCTTCAGTCTGCAGAGTCTGTACCTTCCTCTCCAGTTCACTAGTGTAACGAATTTTTCGCTCCTTTGAACGTGCAGCAGATTGTCTGTTTGCAAGAATCCTGTAATAATGCAGAATCAAAGATGAGTTTATACAAAAGCTTAAAACTAAGTTAAATGCTAGAACCTTTACCTACAAGCCACAAGGGGACTTAGTATTTTAGGAAATGGAAAACATACAAATGACAAAACAGTAATGCTGGGACACGATGCCATGTAACAGAGAGAAATGACACAGTATAACCTTTTGTGCTGAAATTTTCAGATTGCTATGTTGACAATGAGATGTTATCAGTAGTTTCTGAATTTCCTCGCCTCCTACCATTCAGGTAACACCACTTCACTAAAGATATACAGTATAGCAGAACACCATTCTCTTTCATCCTAAATCAGCATACAAGGTACAATAGCATCTTTTCATTAACTCAGTAATCCGGCTTTACTGCTAGGAGCCTCTACTAGACTGCTTTTAAGTAGTATAGTCCTCCCCTCCCTTCCCTCCAATCCCTTCTTCCTTTTTTTGAATATATAAAGTTTCCTTGTTTCCGATGTTAAATATCCTGGCCATTCACATATAGAGAATAGTGGAAACTTATTTCATTTTCCACAATAGAGAATTGTTGCAAATGATCACCAACATACTTCTTCTTTCTCAAATCATATGCATTTCTTCTATTCCATTGATTTGAGTTCGAGAATATTGATCACATACAATTTAACcaaaagaaggatatagtttctAATATCATAATTCTACCTCCTCCTTTAACTCCTATcctttgtttttcttctcttttatatGTATAGAAGATTGAGTGTCCTAAAGAttctactttttggtatactACTCGTATATTATGCCCTTCATAAATAAAAGGTTATTACTTCATCCAAAAAAAAGCTCTTTACAACTAAAAATAGACAATTTTGGCCTTCCAAAGAAATagcaaatcatttcaaaaccaaGAAATATAGCGACCATCTAGTTCCCTACATTTTCTCAAGAAATTTTCAAAGAACCAAATGATTTGAAGAGACATTTCCTCCTAAATCCTAATCATTAGAGCTAAGTATAATTCCAAGTAAAAAAAAACATCACACAACAAATgtataaaaaacaaaaaacaaaaaatagagAAGTCCAAACCTTTTGGCTCTCTTGGGATCAATCAAAGCCAACTCAGCAAGGCGATCAGGAGCCATAGCTTTCTTAACGGAGCTGCTACACTCCGCCTCAAACGACGCCGTTGAAAATGACCCGTCCATCGAATTGCTATGCCTGTGTCGAGTACCCGAACCAGAAACCGAACTGGAACCGAACACCTTCTTCTCCTCCTCCGCCGCCGCCCCCGGCGTGGTCGCTCCAAACTCCAA
This region of Nicotiana tomentosiformis chromosome 4, ASM39032v3, whole genome shotgun sequence genomic DNA includes:
- the LOC104109040 gene encoding abscisic acid 8'-hydroxylase 3-like, yielding MELIMLIVIVLVLALVILAILLKTRDSPKEMEAIPGTLGWPIIGESLSFISEFSSPAGIYSFINKRQKLYGKVFKSYVLGRYTVFMTGREASKILLTGKDGMVSLNLFYTGQQVLGPTSLLQQTGDSHKRLRKLIAEPLSVDGLKKYFQFINSLAIETLDQWSGKEVLVLEEASTFTLKVIGNMIMSLDPTGEEQDKFRTNFKIISASFSSLPFKVPGTAFYRGIQARDRMYAMLDSIIDQRRSGKSLKQDFLQSLVKKHASEGNDDDGKLSDKQLKDNILTLLVAGHDTTTAALTWLLKFIQENPAVLERLREEHREIQARKQGTPDLAWSEVNNMPYTAKVISETLRMATILPWFSRKAAMDFEIDGFKIKKGWSLNLDVLSIHRDPKIFPNPEKFNPFRFDEPLKPFSFLGFGSGPRMCPGINLAKLEISVFLHHLVCRYKWTPLDTDDSVQPTLVRMPKNKYPVMVETL
- the LOC104109041 gene encoding transcription factor VIP1-like gives rise to the protein MDPKFSGKPIPIPFLAGRTDLDQMPDTPTRIARHRRAQSETFFRFPDFDDDILLDDVVADFNLDISAPSLSPSADTHMQPANSADSSSTGGPGLMSGPGANNNPRPLNHFRSLSVDADFFDGLEFGATTPGAAAEEEKKVFGSSSVSGSGTRHRHSNSMDGSFSTASFEAECSSSVKKAMAPDRLAELALIDPKRAKRILANRQSAARSKERKIRYTSELERKVQTLQTEATTLSAQITVLQRDNSGLTNENKELKLRLQALEQGAHLRDALNEALREELQRLKIAAGQILGANGNRGPRPHFPPQPQSFVQCGSHHAQQQQQHMPHSTTSTQNIGGQTQPSFMNFNNRG